One Bradyrhizobium sp. ISRA464 genomic window carries:
- the tcmP gene encoding three-Cys-motif partner protein TcmP has translation MNKQGVLFGDLPPTDRPLRFRSPDRPIWTENKAKLIERYLYYFVMITKHGAYIDGFAGPQYPGKEDAWAAKLVIESKPPFLRKFWLCEQAKEKLPALYELAASNKMKNRTIKVLPGDFNANLAGILSSGAITDKMATFCLLDQHTFECEWSSLQALATHKSGNKIELFYFLATGWLDRAMAATTRNQDILSKWWGGSDWKKLQGMKSFDRALLFASRFKGEFNYKHAHAWPIYDKEGGARRVMYHMIHASDHDEAPKLMSRAYRKANEPKEDLAEIQRELFGLESFQKR, from the coding sequence ATGAACAAACAAGGCGTCCTTTTCGGCGATCTTCCGCCCACCGACCGGCCACTTCGCTTTCGGTCGCCGGACCGTCCTATTTGGACGGAAAACAAAGCGAAGTTGATCGAGCGGTACCTCTACTACTTCGTGATGATCACCAAGCACGGCGCTTACATCGATGGCTTTGCAGGACCTCAGTACCCAGGCAAAGAGGATGCATGGGCCGCGAAACTCGTGATCGAATCCAAGCCGCCCTTTCTAAGAAAATTCTGGTTGTGTGAGCAGGCCAAAGAAAAGCTGCCTGCGTTGTACGAGCTTGCAGCGTCCAACAAGATGAAAAATAGAACGATTAAAGTCCTGCCTGGCGATTTCAATGCGAACCTTGCTGGGATTCTTAGCAGTGGCGCAATCACAGACAAGATGGCGACGTTTTGCTTGCTTGATCAGCACACTTTCGAGTGCGAATGGAGTTCGTTGCAGGCGCTGGCAACTCACAAGTCAGGCAATAAGATTGAACTGTTTTATTTTTTGGCCACTGGATGGCTTGATCGAGCCATGGCCGCAACCACGCGCAACCAAGATATTCTTTCCAAGTGGTGGGGTGGTAGTGATTGGAAAAAACTACAAGGCATGAAATCGTTCGACCGCGCTTTGCTTTTCGCGAGCCGATTTAAAGGCGAGTTCAACTACAAACATGCGCATGCGTGGCCCATTTACGATAAAGAGGGCGGCGCGCGCCGCGTCATGTACCATATGATCCATGCATCGGATCACGATGAAGCACCCAAGCTAATGAGTCGCGCTTACCGCAAGGCCAATGAGCCAAAAGAGGACTTGGCGGAGATACAGCGAGAACTCTTCGGCCTTGAGAGTTTTCAGAAGCGATGA
- a CDS encoding DUF5131 family protein: MGQTSKIEWTDSTFNPWVGCTKIDRPGGAPSACDFCYAEGWSKRSGHVKWGNNPRRRTTESYWRSPVKWNASAQGFQRRHGRRQRVFCASLADVFDNQVDPNWRTDLWRLIRECDHLDWQLLTKRPQNIKKMLPEDWGRGYTNVWLGTTAEDAAAYQQRGKHLLAVPAAVHFVSYEPAMGPLGSLSIAGKVPDWVIIGGESGVALEKTRPTHPQWARDAIAECHRIGSAPFLKQWGRYANNPLVVEQGMTEREAAAVDPGENGKGGGLLDGRLHRDFPKSVGFEVAAA; this comes from the coding sequence ATGGGCCAGACTTCGAAAATTGAATGGACGGATTCAACATTCAACCCATGGGTCGGCTGCACCAAGATCGATCGGCCGGGCGGCGCTCCTTCGGCTTGCGATTTTTGCTACGCGGAGGGCTGGTCAAAGCGAAGCGGTCACGTCAAATGGGGCAACAATCCCCGCCGGAGAACAACGGAATCGTATTGGCGATCTCCGGTGAAGTGGAATGCTTCCGCGCAAGGGTTTCAGCGGCGACACGGACGTCGCCAGCGCGTCTTCTGCGCGTCCTTGGCTGACGTCTTTGACAATCAGGTCGACCCGAACTGGCGCACCGACCTTTGGCGGTTGATCCGCGAATGCGATCATCTCGATTGGCAGCTGCTCACCAAGCGTCCCCAGAATATTAAAAAAATGCTGCCCGAAGATTGGGGGCGCGGATATACAAATGTCTGGCTTGGCACGACTGCCGAAGATGCCGCGGCCTATCAACAGCGAGGAAAGCATCTCCTGGCTGTCCCGGCCGCAGTACATTTCGTGAGCTACGAGCCGGCAATGGGCCCCCTCGGATCCCTATCGATAGCTGGCAAAGTGCCTGATTGGGTAATCATCGGGGGTGAAAGCGGCGTGGCTCTGGAAAAGACCAGACCTACTCATCCACAGTGGGCGCGAGACGCGATTGCCGAATGTCATCGCATCGGGTCTGCGCCGTTCCTCAAACAGTGGGGTCGCTATGCAAATAACCCGCTGGTGGTGGAACAGGGCATGACAGAGCGCGAAGCCGCTGCGGTCGACCCGGGCGAGAACGGGAAGGGCGGTGGCCTGTTAGACGGCAGGCTTCACCGTGATTTCCCAAAAAGTGTGGGATTCGAAGTAGCTGCGGCTTGA
- the istB gene encoding IS21-like element helper ATPase IstB — MLTHPTLDQLHALGLHGMAKAFADIEAGGEAASLGHAEWLALLLEREASLRRDKRLSKRLQYAKLRQQACVEDIDYRTPRGLDRSLLTMLVEGQWIDDHTNLLICGPSGVGKSWLASALGNKACRDNRSVLYQRVPRLFSDLALARGDGRHPRLLRALGRVDLLILDDWGLEPLDAAARHDLLEILEDRYGHRSTIVTSQLPVDQWHALIGDPTYADAVLDRLVHNAHRIDLNGESLRRTRKPGRTA; from the coding sequence TTGCTCACCCATCCGACCCTCGATCAGCTTCACGCGCTCGGCCTTCATGGCATGGCCAAGGCTTTCGCCGACATCGAAGCCGGCGGCGAGGCCGCCAGCCTCGGCCACGCCGAATGGCTTGCGCTGCTGCTCGAACGTGAAGCGTCGCTGCGGCGCGACAAGCGACTGTCGAAGCGGCTGCAATACGCCAAGCTGCGCCAGCAGGCCTGCGTCGAGGACATCGACTATCGCACCCCGCGCGGCCTCGACCGCAGCCTCTTGACGATGCTGGTCGAAGGCCAATGGATCGACGACCACACCAATCTTTTGATCTGTGGCCCGTCCGGCGTCGGCAAGAGCTGGCTCGCTTCGGCGCTCGGCAACAAAGCCTGCCGCGACAATCGCTCCGTGCTCTATCAGCGCGTCCCGCGACTGTTCAGTGATCTCGCCTTGGCGCGCGGCGACGGCCGCCACCCGCGTCTGCTGCGCGCACTGGGCCGTGTCGATCTGCTCATCCTCGACGACTGGGGCCTCGAGCCGCTCGACGCCGCGGCCCGGCACGACCTCCTGGAGATCCTCGAGGACCGCTACGGCCACCGCTCCACCATCGTCACCAGCCAGCTCCCCGTCGATCAATGGCACGCGCTGATCGGCGACCCCACCTACGCCGATGCCGTCCTCGACCGCCTGGTCCACAATGCTCACCGGATCGATCTCAACGGCGAGAGCCTGCGGCGAACCCGCAAGCCCGGCCGAACGGCCTGA
- the istA gene encoding IS21 family transposase → MRHVRDVIRLKSAGMPTREIARRVGTAPSTVRLTIRRFEAAGLTWPLPDDVTDTVLEARLFASAGAGPGTRRGHRRQPEPDWAAVHRELKRKHVTLSVLWEEYIAGEPGGYRYSRFCELYRAWEGRLSVTMRQSHAAGDKLFVDYAGDGVPVVIDRFTGERRAAQIFVAVLGASSFTYAQATWTQGLTDWISGHVGAFEAIGGVPALLVPDNTKVAVIKACLYDPQINRSYADMAAHYGTAILPARPRRPRDKAKVEQAVLMVERWLLGRLRHRTFHSLAEVNAAIAELMTRLNEERPIRRLGVTRRKLLEEIDRPALKALPESPYVFAEWRICRVSIDYHVEVEAHYYSVPHRFVRAEVEVRVTARTVEIFHKGERIAAHQRMSGNHKHTTVPEHMASSHRRYAGWTIERIRKEAAIIGPATAALCDLILDERSHPEQGFRACLGIIRLARSYGQQRLDAAAMRAIDIGARTYGSVKSILANNLDRRPSPKRSADDAPILHPNIRGPRYYN, encoded by the coding sequence ATGCGCCATGTGCGCGATGTGATCAGATTGAAGTCGGCCGGGATGCCGACCCGCGAGATTGCGCGGCGGGTCGGAACGGCACCTTCGACGGTGCGGTTGACGATCCGCCGGTTCGAGGCGGCGGGGCTGACCTGGCCGTTGCCAGACGACGTCACCGACACGGTGCTGGAGGCCCGGCTGTTCGCCAGCGCCGGAGCCGGTCCGGGCACCCGGCGGGGCCATCGGCGGCAGCCCGAGCCGGACTGGGCGGCGGTGCATCGCGAGCTCAAGCGCAAGCACGTGACGCTGTCGGTCCTGTGGGAGGAGTACATCGCGGGCGAACCCGGCGGGTATCGCTATTCGCGGTTCTGCGAGCTGTACCGGGCCTGGGAAGGCCGGCTGTCGGTGACGATGCGCCAGTCGCATGCAGCCGGCGACAAGCTGTTCGTCGACTATGCCGGCGACGGCGTGCCGGTGGTGATCGACCGGTTCACCGGCGAGCGGCGCGCCGCGCAGATCTTCGTCGCGGTGCTCGGCGCATCGAGCTTCACCTACGCGCAGGCGACCTGGACGCAGGGGCTCACCGACTGGATCAGCGGCCACGTCGGCGCCTTCGAGGCGATCGGCGGCGTGCCGGCGCTCTTGGTGCCGGACAACACCAAGGTCGCGGTGATCAAAGCCTGCCTCTACGATCCGCAGATCAACCGCAGCTACGCCGACATGGCGGCGCATTACGGCACCGCCATTCTGCCGGCCAGGCCACGGCGGCCACGCGACAAGGCGAAGGTCGAGCAGGCGGTCCTCATGGTCGAGCGCTGGCTGCTTGGACGGCTGCGCCACCGGACCTTCCACAGCCTCGCCGAGGTCAACGCGGCGATCGCCGAGTTAATGACCCGGCTCAACGAGGAGCGACCGATCCGGCGGCTCGGCGTGACCCGCCGCAAGCTATTGGAGGAGATCGACCGGCCGGCACTCAAGGCCTTGCCGGAAAGCCCTTACGTGTTTGCCGAGTGGCGGATCTGCCGGGTCAGCATCGACTATCACGTCGAGGTCGAGGCGCATTACTACAGCGTCCCGCATCGCTTCGTCCGCGCCGAAGTTGAGGTACGCGTCACCGCCCGCACCGTCGAGATTTTCCACAAGGGTGAGCGGATCGCCGCGCATCAGCGCATGAGCGGCAACCACAAGCACACGACCGTGCCGGAGCACATGGCCTCCAGTCATCGGCGCTACGCCGGCTGGACCATCGAGCGCATCCGCAAGGAGGCCGCCATCATCGGACCGGCCACCGCGGCGCTGTGCGATCTGATCCTCGATGAGCGTTCGCATCCGGAACAGGGCTTCCGCGCTTGCCTCGGCATCATCCGGCTCGCCCGATCCTACGGGCAACAGCGGCTCGATGCCGCCGCCATGCGGGCGATCGATATCGGCGCGCGCACTTACGGTTCGGTCAAATCGATCCTCGCCAACAACCTTGATCGGCGTCCTTCACCCAAGCGCTCCGCGGACGACGCGCCGATCCTTCATCCCAACATCCGCGGGCCGCGCTACTACAACTAG